The following are from one region of the Paenibacillus protaetiae genome:
- a CDS encoding CapA family protein, translating to MNMSRSELHRRNKENRKKKTRRLLAVNVTMLGALIVLVAVWFSIDNPFAENSRQAAAGQPSPSAPADTVPAETAGGETGGDGAAGQPGQAAEEPDGVPAGQDQQGGSQAEGTPDHTGIPQDGSSVNLAFVGDILLGASVADMIASNGYDYPYKQAKLYLSDPDITAGNLEYPVTENGTPAENKTYVFKGSPDALPALKDSGLDLVTLANNHTLDQGVEGLLDTMKHLDEAGIQHVGAGHDDMEAFQPVIIEKNGIKIAYIGLSKVVPDVSWKADKNKPGVAETYDTTRAVAAIKSAKEQADLVVVMVHWGVERSDKPEAYQRDFAKQYIDAGADLIIGSHPHVLQGFEMYKGKWIAYSLGNFIFSAYPKGAAGETGVLGAECTKGGDCQLQFYPMSGNKAQPAPMEQPAAEALLARIESISYGVHVNKDGVIAVK from the coding sequence ATGAATATGTCCCGAAGCGAACTGCATCGAAGAAATAAAGAAAATAGAAAGAAAAAAACGCGCCGGCTGCTGGCTGTCAATGTGACAATGCTTGGCGCGCTGATTGTATTAGTGGCCGTATGGTTCTCCATAGACAACCCGTTTGCGGAGAACAGCCGGCAGGCGGCTGCCGGCCAGCCTTCGCCAAGCGCGCCGGCCGACACTGTTCCTGCGGAAACGGCGGGTGGAGAAACGGGCGGCGACGGAGCAGCCGGACAGCCCGGACAAGCGGCGGAAGAGCCGGATGGCGTGCCGGCAGGCCAAGATCAGCAGGGTGGCTCTCAAGCGGAAGGAACGCCGGACCATACGGGGATTCCGCAGGATGGGAGCAGCGTGAATCTTGCTTTTGTTGGCGATATTTTGCTAGGCGCCTCCGTAGCGGACATGATTGCAAGCAACGGTTACGATTATCCGTACAAACAAGCCAAGCTGTATTTAAGCGATCCCGATATTACAGCGGGCAATTTGGAGTATCCGGTTACGGAAAACGGGACGCCGGCGGAAAATAAAACGTACGTGTTTAAAGGCTCGCCTGACGCCTTGCCGGCCTTAAAAGATTCCGGTCTTGATCTCGTGACGCTGGCAAACAACCATACGCTGGATCAAGGCGTCGAAGGCTTGCTGGATACGATGAAGCATCTGGACGAAGCCGGCATTCAGCATGTGGGCGCCGGGCATGATGATATGGAAGCGTTCCAGCCGGTTATCATTGAAAAAAACGGCATTAAAATCGCTTATATCGGCCTTAGCAAAGTCGTTCCCGATGTATCGTGGAAAGCGGATAAAAACAAGCCGGGCGTAGCGGAAACGTACGATACGACCCGCGCTGTCGCTGCGATTAAAAGTGCCAAGGAACAAGCCGATCTGGTGGTCGTTATGGTTCACTGGGGCGTCGAAAGGTCGGATAAACCCGAAGCCTATCAGCGTGATTTTGCGAAACAGTATATAGATGCAGGTGCAGATTTGATTATCGGCAGCCACCCGCATGTGCTGCAAGGGTTTGAAATGTATAAAGGCAAATGGATCGCATACAGTTTAGGGAACTTTATTTTTAGCGCGTATCCAAAAGGAGCTGCAGGCGAGACAGGCGTGCTGGGGGCGGAATGCACCAAAGGCGGAGACTGCCAGCTGCAATTTTACCCGATGTCGGGCAATAAAGCGCAGCCAGCCCCGATGGAGCAGCCGGCGGCTGAAGCGCTGCTGGCGCGTATCGAATCGATCTCATATGGCGTACATGTCAATAAAGACGGGGTTATTGCGGTTAAATAA
- a CDS encoding glycerophosphodiester phosphodiesterase: MSNPCVAHRGWSGRAPENTMAAIRLALGNRDVSWIEIDVQLSKDQVPVVIHDYSLRRTTNGKGEVKNWTAAELASLDAGSWFSPVYRGEAIPTLDEVLHAVKGKCRLNIELKTEGVKYPQIENEVLDLIKTHSMEKEVVVTSFHAGALHTFRQLTSTIRTGLIVDSWRSSLLQELQDLGADFLSISHSKLNKARVDWLKQGNIETMAWTPNDVKSIRNAASLDPDLLICTNYPDKWREAMYG, from the coding sequence ATGAGCAACCCATGTGTGGCGCATCGGGGATGGTCCGGCAGAGCTCCGGAAAATACGATGGCCGCCATAAGGCTTGCGCTTGGCAATCGGGATGTAAGCTGGATTGAAATCGACGTTCAGTTATCGAAGGACCAGGTACCGGTCGTTATTCACGATTATTCGCTTAGACGCACCACAAATGGCAAAGGGGAAGTTAAAAACTGGACGGCCGCAGAGCTTGCTTCACTTGATGCGGGCAGCTGGTTTTCCCCCGTTTACCGGGGCGAGGCGATTCCGACGCTGGATGAGGTGCTCCATGCCGTCAAAGGCAAATGCCGTTTAAATATCGAGCTGAAAACCGAAGGCGTCAAGTATCCGCAAATTGAAAATGAAGTGCTGGATTTAATTAAGACGCACAGCATGGAAAAAGAGGTTGTAGTGACATCGTTTCATGCAGGGGCCTTGCATACGTTCCGCCAGCTGACCAGCACCATCCGGACAGGGCTTATCGTGGATTCTTGGCGCTCCAGCCTGCTTCAGGAGCTGCAAGATTTGGGAGCGGATTTTTTGTCGATCAGCCATTCCAAGCTGAATAAAGCAAGAGTGGATTGGCTGAAGCAGGGAAACATTGAAACGATGGCATGGACGCCTAACGATGTGAAATCAATCCGCAATGCGGCTTCACTTGATCCGGACTTGTTAATATGCACCAATTATCCGGATAAATGGCGTGAAGCGATGTACGGTTAA
- a CDS encoding DUF92 domain-containing protein has translation MVGIMEDWWLRLLAGMAGSGLIAAAAYKLRSLSASGAWSAVLMGTGFVTLGEPVWFALLLTFFVTSSLWSKWKKRHRAKAAAETNYEKTGRRDAGQVWANGGAGLLLCAAHAIHPHIGWLYAFIGVMASVNADTWATEIGALSRSAPRSVTTGRRVPSGTSGGVTPLGSLAALCGAAAIGAVAALLAPAGASPLAALAAAAAAGLAGCFADSLLGATGQAMYRCRVCGSETERAAHCGQAAERTRGFAWLNNDRVNLLSSVFAGLLGWLIGLLL, from the coding sequence ATGGTGGGCATCATGGAGGATTGGTGGCTTCGGCTGCTGGCCGGTATGGCCGGCAGCGGCCTTATTGCGGCGGCTGCGTATAAGCTCCGTTCTTTATCCGCGTCCGGAGCGTGGTCGGCCGTTCTGATGGGAACGGGATTTGTAACGCTGGGCGAGCCGGTATGGTTTGCACTGCTCCTTACTTTTTTTGTGACCTCATCGTTGTGGTCCAAATGGAAAAAACGGCATCGCGCCAAGGCGGCAGCAGAAACTAACTACGAAAAAACCGGCCGCCGCGATGCGGGACAAGTTTGGGCAAACGGCGGTGCCGGGCTGCTGCTTTGCGCGGCACATGCCATCCATCCGCATATCGGCTGGCTGTACGCTTTTATAGGCGTAATGGCTTCTGTCAATGCGGATACATGGGCGACGGAAATCGGCGCCCTCAGCCGCTCCGCGCCGCGGTCGGTGACGACCGGCCGGCGCGTTCCGTCCGGCACAAGCGGCGGCGTTACGCCGCTTGGCAGCCTGGCGGCGCTATGCGGCGCCGCCGCCATTGGCGCGGTTGCCGCGCTGCTTGCCCCTGCGGGAGCAAGCCCTTTGGCGGCGCTGGCCGCCGCAGCCGCGGCCGGCCTCGCCGGCTGCTTCGCCGATTCGCTGCTCGGCGCGACCGGCCAAGCGATGTACCGCTGCCGGGTATGCGGCAGCGAAACCGAACGCGCCGCCCATTGCGGGCAGGCGGCGGAACGCACGCGCGGCTTCGCCTGGCTGAACAACGACAGGGTGAACCTCCTGTCGTCCGTCTTCGCCGGCTTGCTCGGCTGGCTTATAGGGCTGCTGCTATAA